A window from Streptomyces subrutilus encodes these proteins:
- a CDS encoding Lrp/AsnC family transcriptional regulator — protein sequence MVQAYILIQTEVGKASSVAESIGQIPGVIQAEDVTGPYDVIVRAQADTVDALGRMVVAKVQQVEGITRTLTCPVVHL from the coding sequence GTGGTACAGGCGTACATCCTCATCCAGACCGAAGTGGGCAAGGCGTCGTCCGTCGCCGAGTCCATCGGCCAGATCCCGGGGGTGATCCAGGCCGAGGACGTGACGGGCCCGTACGACGTGATCGTGCGCGCCCAGGCCGACACCGTCGACGCGCTCGGCCGCATGGTCGTCGCCAAGGTCCAGCAGGTGGAGGGGATCACCCGCACCTTGACCTGCCCGGTGGTCCATCTGTAG
- a CDS encoding DUF3515 domain-containing protein: MSLHRRPLRLLALPAALSVLALAACSPGGSEARVAPPSAPPADVAGFCAALHAELPDAVAGLARTPTEPASDLTASWGGSAIVLRCGLPKPPEMADPAQEGVHVNGVAWLLEKLPDGGGFRFTTGMRLAYTEVRVDKEHATDAGMLVGLSDVIATTVPEGISSY, translated from the coding sequence ATGTCCCTCCACCGCCGGCCCCTCCGTCTCCTGGCCCTGCCCGCCGCGCTGTCCGTACTGGCCCTCGCGGCGTGTTCGCCGGGCGGCTCCGAAGCCCGGGTGGCGCCGCCGTCCGCGCCGCCCGCCGACGTCGCGGGGTTCTGTGCGGCGCTGCACGCGGAACTCCCCGATGCGGTGGCCGGCCTGGCCCGGACCCCCACCGAACCGGCATCGGATCTGACCGCCTCGTGGGGCGGCTCGGCGATCGTACTGCGGTGCGGGTTGCCCAAGCCCCCCGAGATGGCCGATCCGGCGCAGGAGGGCGTCCACGTGAACGGCGTGGCCTGGCTGCTGGAGAAGCTCCCCGACGGCGGCGGCTTCCGGTTCACCACCGGCATGCGGCTGGCGTACACGGAGGTGCGGGTCGACAAGGAGCATGCCACGGACGCGGGCATGCTGGTCGGTCTGTCCGACGTCATCGCCACGACCGTGCCCGAGGGCATCTCCTCGTACTGA
- a CDS encoding D-alanine--D-alanine ligase family protein — translation MSSENLPQTPEQQGRKPRVAVVFGGRSSEHAISVVTAGAVLRSIDRSKYEVLPIGITTDGRWALTADEPARMAIADRRLPSVEELADSEDGAVVLSVDPANREVVYTEPGAVPKALGEVDVVFPVLHGPYGEDGTLQGLLELSGIPYVGSGVLASAVGQDKDYMKRVFTSFGLRVGPYVTVRPREWEADRDAARARILDFAGEHGWPLFVKPARAGSSIGITKVDDADGLDAAIREARRHDPKIIVEALLRGREIECGVLEFEDGPRASVPAEIPPVSSHDFYDFEAKYIDSASGIVPAPLTPEQTAEVQRLAIEAFEAASCEGLVRADFFLTEDGEFVINEINTMPGFTPISMYPRMWQESGIAYPELVDRLVQAALRRSTGLR, via the coding sequence ATGAGCAGCGAGAACCTCCCCCAGACCCCTGAGCAGCAGGGCCGCAAGCCCCGCGTGGCCGTCGTGTTCGGCGGCCGCAGCTCGGAACACGCCATCTCGGTCGTCACGGCGGGCGCCGTGCTGCGCTCCATCGACCGGTCCAAGTACGAGGTGCTGCCCATCGGCATCACCACGGACGGCCGGTGGGCGCTGACCGCCGACGAGCCCGCGCGGATGGCCATCGCCGACCGCCGGCTCCCCAGCGTCGAGGAGCTGGCCGACTCCGAGGACGGCGCCGTCGTGCTCTCGGTCGACCCGGCCAACCGCGAGGTCGTCTACACCGAACCGGGCGCCGTCCCCAAGGCCCTGGGCGAGGTCGACGTCGTCTTCCCCGTGCTGCACGGCCCGTACGGCGAGGACGGCACCCTGCAGGGCCTGCTGGAACTCTCCGGCATCCCCTACGTCGGCTCCGGGGTCCTCGCCTCGGCCGTCGGCCAGGACAAGGACTACATGAAGCGGGTGTTCACCTCGTTCGGGCTGCGCGTCGGCCCGTACGTGACCGTCCGCCCCCGCGAGTGGGAAGCCGACCGGGACGCGGCGCGCGCCAGGATCCTGGACTTCGCCGGCGAGCACGGCTGGCCGCTGTTCGTGAAGCCCGCCCGCGCCGGCTCCTCGATCGGCATCACCAAGGTCGACGACGCGGACGGACTGGACGCCGCGATCCGCGAGGCCCGCCGCCACGACCCGAAGATCATCGTGGAGGCGCTGCTGCGCGGCCGCGAGATCGAGTGCGGCGTCCTGGAGTTCGAGGACGGCCCGCGCGCCAGCGTGCCCGCCGAGATCCCGCCCGTCTCCAGCCACGACTTCTACGACTTCGAGGCCAAGTACATCGACTCCGCCTCCGGGATCGTGCCGGCCCCGCTGACCCCGGAGCAGACCGCCGAGGTGCAGCGGCTCGCGATCGAGGCCTTCGAGGCGGCGTCCTGCGAGGGCCTCGTGCGCGCCGACTTCTTCCTCACCGAGGACGGCGAGTTCGTCATCAACGAGATCAACACGATGCCGGGCTTCACCCCGATCTCCATGTACCCGCGGATGTGGCAGGAGTCGGGCATCGCGTACCCGGAGCTGGTGGACCGCCTCGTCCAGGCGGCCCTGCGCCGCTCCACCGGCCTGCGCTAG
- a CDS encoding NAD(P)H-dependent glycerol-3-phosphate dehydrogenase gives MTRPVKAAVYGTGSWGTAFGMVLADAGCEVTLWGRRRELADAVNHDRANPDYLPGVELPENLRATTDPAEAADGADFTVLAVPSQTLRGNLAAWAPLLAPDTVLVSLMKGIELGSAKRMSEVVEEVAKVPAERIAVVTGPNLAREIAARQPAAAVVACADEAVARRLQTACHTPYFRPYTNTDVVGCELGGAVKNVIGLAVGIADGMGLGDNTKGSLITRGLAETTRLGLAMGADPLTFSGLAGLGDLVATCSSPLSRNHTFGTNLGRGMTLEETIAVTRQTAEGVKSCQSVADLARRYGVDMPITDTVVDIVHHGKPTLVALKDLMGRSAKPERR, from the coding sequence GTGACACGTCCCGTGAAGGCAGCCGTCTACGGAACCGGCTCCTGGGGTACGGCCTTCGGCATGGTGCTCGCCGACGCCGGCTGCGAGGTGACCCTGTGGGGCCGCCGCCGCGAGCTCGCCGACGCCGTCAACCACGACCGCGCCAACCCGGACTACCTCCCGGGCGTCGAGCTGCCGGAGAACCTCCGCGCCACCACCGACCCGGCCGAGGCCGCCGACGGCGCCGACTTCACCGTCCTCGCCGTGCCCTCCCAGACCCTGCGCGGCAACCTCGCCGCGTGGGCCCCGCTGCTGGCCCCCGACACCGTGCTCGTCTCCCTCATGAAGGGCATCGAACTCGGCAGCGCCAAGCGGATGAGCGAGGTCGTCGAAGAGGTGGCCAAGGTCCCCGCCGAGCGGATCGCCGTCGTCACCGGCCCCAACCTGGCCCGCGAGATCGCGGCCCGCCAGCCCGCCGCCGCCGTCGTCGCCTGCGCCGACGAGGCGGTGGCCCGGCGCCTCCAGACGGCCTGCCACACCCCGTACTTCCGGCCCTACACCAACACCGACGTCGTCGGCTGCGAGCTCGGAGGCGCCGTCAAGAACGTCATCGGCCTCGCCGTGGGCATCGCCGACGGGATGGGCCTCGGCGACAACACCAAGGGCTCCCTCATCACCCGGGGCCTGGCCGAAACGACCCGTCTGGGCCTGGCGATGGGGGCCGACCCGCTCACCTTCTCCGGCCTCGCCGGCCTCGGCGACCTGGTCGCCACCTGCTCCTCGCCGCTCTCCCGGAACCACACCTTCGGCACCAACCTCGGCCGCGGCATGACCCTGGAGGAGACCATCGCGGTCACCCGGCAGACCGCCGAGGGCGTCAAGTCCTGCCAGTCGGTGGCCGATCTGGCCCGCCGGTACGGGGTGGACATGCCGATCACCGACACGGTCGTCGACATCGTCCACCACGGCAAGCCGACCCTGGTCGCACTGAAGGACCTGATGGGACGCAGCGCCAAACCGGAACGGCGCTGA
- a CDS encoding lysophospholipid acyltransferase family protein produces the protein MSRRRIGFWYRLAAVIAKPPLTVFFKRDWRGMEHIPAEGGFITAVNHNSYLDPLSYAHFQYNTGRVPRLLAKAALFKVPIVGAILRGSGQIPVYRESTNALDAFRAAVAAIERGECVAFYPEGTLTRDPDMWPMAGKTGAARVALITRAPVIPVAQWGANLAMPPYAKENKVRLFPRKTLQVLAGPPVDLSAYYDREPTPDVLKEATEVIMAAITTLLEEVRGERAPARPYDHRQARAQQRRKAAGEGKK, from the coding sequence GTGTCCCGCCGCAGAATCGGCTTCTGGTACCGCCTGGCTGCGGTCATCGCGAAACCGCCGCTGACAGTGTTCTTCAAGCGGGACTGGCGGGGAATGGAGCACATTCCGGCCGAGGGCGGTTTTATCACCGCCGTCAATCACAACTCGTATCTGGACCCGCTCTCCTACGCGCACTTCCAGTACAACACCGGACGCGTACCCCGATTGCTCGCCAAGGCGGCCCTCTTCAAGGTCCCCATTGTCGGAGCGATCCTGCGCGGTTCCGGGCAGATCCCCGTCTACCGCGAGAGCACCAACGCCCTGGACGCATTCCGGGCGGCCGTGGCCGCGATCGAGCGCGGCGAATGCGTGGCCTTTTACCCCGAGGGCACCCTCACCCGCGATCCCGACATGTGGCCGATGGCCGGCAAGACCGGCGCCGCCCGCGTGGCGCTGATCACCCGGGCCCCCGTCATCCCCGTGGCCCAGTGGGGCGCGAACCTCGCGATGCCGCCGTACGCGAAGGAGAACAAGGTCCGGCTGTTCCCGCGCAAGACGCTCCAGGTGCTCGCCGGTCCGCCCGTGGACCTGTCCGCGTACTACGACAGGGAACCGACCCCGGACGTCCTCAAGGAGGCCACCGAGGTCATCATGGCTGCCATCACCACCCTCCTGGAGGAGGTGCGGGGCGAACGCGCGCCCGCACGGCCGTACGACCACCGCCAGGCAAGGGCACAGCAGCGGCGCAAGGCCGCAGGGGAGGGCAAGAAGTGA
- a CDS encoding HU family DNA-binding protein produces MNKAQLVEAIADKLGGRQQAADAVDAVLDAIVRATVAGDRVSVTGFGSFEKVDRPARYARNPQTGERVRVKKTSVPRFRAGQGFKDLVAGTKKLPKGGEVSVKKAPKGSLTGGASATVKKAAAKKATTAKKAAVKSTATAKKTTAKKASATAKKAAVKSTATAKKATATAKKATPAAKKATPAAKKTTATAKKTAPAAKKATPATKAPAKKTATRKATAKKTTARKK; encoded by the coding sequence TTGAACAAGGCGCAGCTCGTAGAAGCGATTGCCGACAAGCTGGGCGGCCGTCAGCAGGCCGCGGACGCTGTCGACGCGGTACTGGACGCCATCGTCCGCGCTACCGTCGCGGGCGACCGGGTCTCGGTCACGGGCTTCGGCTCGTTCGAGAAGGTCGACCGTCCGGCCCGTTACGCCCGCAACCCGCAGACCGGAGAGCGCGTCCGGGTCAAGAAGACCTCGGTGCCCCGCTTCCGTGCGGGCCAGGGCTTCAAGGACCTGGTCGCGGGCACCAAGAAGCTGCCCAAGGGCGGCGAGGTGTCGGTGAAGAAGGCGCCCAAGGGCAGCCTCACCGGCGGTGCCTCCGCGACGGTCAAGAAGGCCGCCGCGAAGAAGGCCACCACCGCCAAGAAGGCGGCCGTGAAGAGCACGGCCACCGCGAAGAAGACCACGGCCAAGAAGGCCTCCGCCACCGCCAAGAAGGCGGCCGTCAAGAGCACGGCCACCGCGAAGAAGGCCACCGCCACGGCGAAGAAGGCCACGCCCGCGGCCAAGAAGGCGACCCCGGCGGCGAAGAAGACCACCGCCACCGCGAAGAAGACCGCCCCGGCCGCCAAGAAGGCGACCCCGGCGACGAAGGCGCCCGCCAAGAAGACGGCGACGCGCAAGGCCACCGCGAAGAAGACCACCGCCCGCAAGAAGTAG
- the leuD gene encoding 3-isopropylmalate dehydratase small subunit, with amino-acid sequence MEAFTTHTGRAVPLRRSNVDTDQIIPAHWLKKITRDGFEDGLFEAWRKDPEFVTNRPERAGATVLVAGPDFGTGSSREHAVWALQNFGFKTVISSRFADIFRGNSLKNGLLTVVLPQETVERLWKLTEADPTAEITVDLVDRQVRAEGVVAEFELDDNARWRLLEGLDDISLTLQNEADIATYESTRPVFKPRTIRV; translated from the coding sequence ATGGAAGCCTTCACCACCCACACCGGCCGGGCCGTGCCGCTGCGCCGCAGCAACGTCGACACCGACCAGATCATCCCGGCCCACTGGCTCAAGAAGATCACCCGTGACGGGTTCGAGGACGGGCTCTTCGAGGCCTGGCGCAAGGACCCGGAGTTCGTCACGAACCGCCCGGAGCGCGCGGGCGCCACGGTGCTCGTGGCCGGACCCGACTTCGGCACCGGCTCCTCGCGCGAGCACGCCGTCTGGGCCCTGCAGAACTTCGGCTTCAAGACGGTCATCTCCTCCCGCTTCGCCGACATCTTCCGCGGCAACTCGCTGAAGAACGGTCTGCTGACCGTGGTGCTCCCGCAGGAGACGGTCGAGCGGCTGTGGAAGCTGACCGAGGCCGACCCGACCGCCGAGATCACCGTCGACCTGGTCGACCGCCAGGTGCGAGCCGAGGGCGTCGTCGCGGAGTTCGAGCTGGACGACAACGCGCGCTGGAGGCTCCTGGAGGGGCTGGACGACATCTCCCTCACCCTTCAGAACGAAGCGGACATCGCGACCTACGAAAGCACCCGGCCCGTCTTCAAGCCCCGCACGATTCGGGTCTGA
- the leuC gene encoding 3-isopropylmalate dehydratase large subunit, translated as MGRTLAEKVWDDHVVRRAEGEPDLLFIDLHLLHEVTSPQAFEGLRQAGRPVRRLDLTIATEDHNTPTLDIDKPIADPVSRAQLETLRANCAEFGVRLHSLGDVEQGVVHVVGPQLGLTQPGTTVVCGDSHTSTHGAFGALAFGIGTSQVEHVLATQTLPLARPKTMAITVTGALADGVTAKDLILAIIARIGTGGGQGYILEYRGEAVEKLSMEARMTICNMSIEAGARAGMIAPDETTFDYLRGRDHAPTGEDWDAAVAYWKTLRTDDDAVFDAEVVIDGTTLSPFVTWGTNPGQGLPLSANVPDPASYEDASERLAAEKALEYMGLTAGQPLRDITVDTVFVGSCTNGRIEDLRAVAGIIDGRKVADGVRMLVVPGSVRVALQAVEEGLDKVFKEAGAEWRHAGCSMCLGMNPDQLAPGERSASTSNRNFEGRQGKGGRTHLVSPQVAAATAVLGHLASPADLTANSADPAPSGV; from the coding sequence ATGGGTAGGACACTCGCGGAGAAGGTCTGGGACGACCATGTCGTCCGGCGCGCCGAGGGCGAGCCCGATCTCCTCTTCATCGATCTGCACCTGCTGCACGAGGTGACCAGCCCGCAGGCCTTCGAGGGCCTGCGCCAGGCGGGCCGCCCGGTCCGGCGCCTCGACCTCACCATCGCGACCGAGGACCACAACACCCCCACCCTCGACATCGACAAGCCGATCGCCGACCCGGTCTCCCGGGCCCAGCTGGAGACGCTGCGGGCGAACTGCGCCGAGTTCGGCGTCCGCCTGCACTCGCTCGGCGACGTCGAGCAGGGCGTCGTCCACGTCGTGGGACCGCAGCTGGGCCTGACCCAGCCCGGCACCACCGTGGTCTGCGGCGACTCGCACACCTCCACGCACGGCGCGTTCGGCGCGCTGGCCTTCGGCATCGGCACCAGCCAGGTCGAGCACGTGCTGGCCACCCAGACCCTGCCCCTGGCCCGCCCCAAGACGATGGCGATCACCGTCACCGGCGCGCTGGCCGACGGCGTGACCGCCAAGGACCTGATCCTGGCCATCATCGCCCGGATCGGCACCGGCGGCGGCCAGGGCTACATCCTGGAGTACCGCGGCGAGGCCGTCGAGAAGCTCTCGATGGAAGCCCGCATGACCATCTGCAACATGTCCATCGAGGCCGGCGCCCGCGCGGGCATGATCGCCCCCGACGAGACGACCTTCGACTACCTGCGGGGCCGCGACCACGCCCCCACCGGCGAGGACTGGGACGCGGCCGTCGCGTACTGGAAGACGCTGCGCACCGACGACGACGCGGTCTTCGACGCCGAGGTCGTCATCGACGGCACCACGCTCTCCCCGTTCGTCACCTGGGGCACCAACCCGGGCCAGGGCCTGCCGCTGTCGGCCAACGTCCCCGATCCCGCTTCGTACGAGGACGCTTCGGAGCGCCTGGCCGCCGAAAAGGCCCTGGAGTACATGGGGTTGACCGCCGGACAGCCGCTGCGCGACATCACCGTCGACACCGTCTTCGTAGGTTCCTGCACCAACGGCCGCATCGAGGACCTGCGCGCCGTGGCCGGCATCATCGACGGCCGCAAAGTCGCCGACGGCGTACGGATGCTGGTCGTCCCCGGCTCGGTTCGGGTCGCCCTCCAGGCCGTGGAAGAGGGCCTGGACAAGGTCTTCAAGGAGGCCGGCGCCGAATGGCGGCACGCGGGCTGCTCCATGTGCCTGGGCATGAACCCCGACCAACTCGCTCCCGGCGAGCGCTCCGCGTCCACCTCCAACCGCAACTTCGAGGGCCGGCAGGGCAAGGGCGGACGCACCCATCTGGTCTCCCCGCAGGTGGCCGCCGCCACCGCTGTACTGGGCCATCTGGCCTCTCCCGCCGACCTGACCGCCAACTCGGCCGATCCCGCCCCCTCCGGAGTCTGA